Proteins found in one Lycium ferocissimum isolate CSIRO_LF1 unplaced genomic scaffold, AGI_CSIRO_Lferr_CH_V1 ctg5240, whole genome shotgun sequence genomic segment:
- the LOC132044789 gene encoding BURP domain protein RD22-like, translating into MKLQALTILVFAFVASTHAVISPEVYWKVKLPNTPIPKVITNFLPQSDNIFPELKQDNTKEKVYYGLSGYIAISWHHPADSAYERLVLKKVQEKENPIKQVTEEKLDDGPLNQYFILEKDLEKGNVISFPSLLNKNEAPFLPRRFAESIPFSMEKFSEILNHFSIDSKSKDAQTIEKSIKLCEEPEVKHKEKKTCVTSLESMVDFGVSVLGTNNILAITSEVEGETQKSQRYTIEQVQQIADGDNMVCHKLNYAYALHYCHVGGNTKTFMVSMVGDNGTKVKALSVCHQDTSFWNPNSFPFAFLKVKPGTTPICHFVQDDQIVFVPI; encoded by the exons ATGAAGTTGCAGGCCCTTACCATTTTAGTG TTTGCTTTTGTGGCAAGTACTCATGCAGTGATATCTCCGGAGGTTTATTGGAAAGTAAAATTGCCCAACACTCCAATCCCCAAAGTCATTACAAATTTCCTTCCCCAATCAG ACAACATTTTTCCTGAGCTGAAACAAGATAACACTAAGGAGAAAGTTTACTATGGTTTAAGTGGATATATAGCCATTAGCTGGCATCATCCTGCTGATTCGGCATATGAACGCCTTGTGCTAAAAAAGGTGCAAGAAAAGGAAAACCCTATCAAACAAGTAACTGAAGAAAAACTAGATGATGGTCCTTTGAATCAGTACTTCATATTAGAAAAGGACTTGGAGAAAGGTAATGTTATCAGCTTTCCTTCTCTCCTAAATAAAAACGAAGCACCATTTTTGCCTCGACGATTTGCGGAATCGATTCCCTTCTCGATGGAGAAATTCTCGGAGATTCTCAACCACTTTTCGATAGATAGTAAATCGAAGGATGCTCAAACGATTGAGAAATCAATCAAACTTTGTGAAGAGCCTGAAGTAAAgcataaagagaagaaaacatGTGTGACTTCTTTGGAGTCTATGGTAGATTTTGGGGTATCCGTGCTTGGGACAAACAATATCCTCGCGATTACTTCCGAGGTAGAAGGGGAAACTCAAAAATCGCAACGATACACAATTGAACAAGTTCAACAAATAGCTGATGGGGATAACATGGTATGCCACAAGCTTAACTATGCATATGCACTACATTATTGTCACGTTGGAGGAAATACAAAAACGTTTATGGTATCTATGGTCGGTGATAATGGAACAAAAGTGAAAGCACTATCAGTTTGCCACCAGGATACATCTTTTTGGAACCCAAACTCGTTTCCTTTTGCATTTCTCAAGGTTAAGCCTGGAACTACACCAATTTGTCACTTTGTTCAAGATGATCAAATCGTCTTTGTCCCGATCTAA